The Sorangiineae bacterium MSr11954 DNA segment CCATGCAGCGCGACGAGATCCTGGTCTTCAAGCAATACGACTCCGAGGCGGGCGAGGTGGCGCGCTTCACGCCGCACGCGGCCTTCGATCACCCGGAGACGCCGCCCGACCATCCGCCGCGCGAGAGCATGGAGGTGCGCTGCCTTTTGGTGTACGCATGATCGACTTCTGGTTCGAGCTCGGAAGCAACTACAGCTATTTGAGCGTGATGCGCATCGAGGAGCTCGCCCGCCGCGCGGGGGTGGCCATTCGGTGGCAGCCCTTTCTTCTGGGCCCCATCTTCGCGTCGTTCGGCTGGGAGACCTCGCCGTTCGTGCTGCAAAAGGAAAAAGGCGCCTACGTCTGGAAGGACATGGTTCGGCAATGCAAAAAGTACGGCCTCGCCTGGAAGCAGCCCACGGTGTTCCCGCGGCGCGCGGTGCTGCCCACGCGGGTGGCGCTCTATGCGGCCGAAAAGCCTTGGATCGGGGCCTTCTGCAAGGCCGTCATGCTGAAGAACTTCGCGGCCGATGACGACATCGACGCGGAGGAGTCGGTCCGCGCGGTGCTCGATGCGCTGCAGCTGCCCGCGGCCGAGATTCTGCGCGAGGCCCAGAGCGCCGAGCAGCGATCGCAGCTCAGGGCGCAGACCGAGAAGGCCAAGGCGCTGGGCATTTTCGGGGCGCCGATGTTCTTTGTGAAACAAGAGATGTACTGGGGCAACGATCGCTTGGAGGATGCGCTCGCCTCGCTCGGGGAAGCGTAGCGCGCGCGCCAAGCATCTTGACCCATATGGTTCGCGCGTTAGATAGATGAGAGCGTGTCTGCAGCATCGCGAAGCCATCATCACGCCTCCGAGGAGCGCGTCGCTCGGGCGCTGGAGCGCTTCCGCGAAGTGCTTTATGCCCGCGATCTCCGTATGACCGCGGTTCGCGAGGCCATCGTCAGGGCCGTTCTCGAATATGATGGCCACTTTCATGTTCAAGAGCTCGCGCGTGTTCTGCAAGAGCACGGGGTGCGCGACGCGGCGCTGGCAACCGTTTACAGAGCGATGCCGTTGCTCGTGGAAGCCGGCATCGCCCAGCCTGCGCTGATGTCCTCGGGCGATGAACAACGCTACGAGGCGGCGTTCGAGCGCCCGCACCACGACCATCTCGTCTGCACCAAGTGCGGCGACGTGATCGAGTTCCACTACGAGGCGCTCGAGGCGCTTCAACGCGACATCGCCCAACAATACGGTTACGAGCTCACCGGCCACGTCCACGAGCTCCTCGGGCGCTGCCCCAAATGCCGTAAAAAGTCCGGCGGCAAGTGATCGGTCCGTCGTCGGGTGCGGCCGGCGCGCCTCATTCGTGGCGGCATTCGCGCCGGGGTGTGCTCCAAACGCTTGCGTCGATGCGAGGACGGCGCAGGCGCGATTTTCGGAGGAGGAGCGTGCTCGCGGTTCGGATGTACCTCGTGGTCATCGGTACGGTGGAAAACGAGCGGGCAAGAGCCCTTGGCTGCGGCGGAGGTGACGGTGCGGTAGGGAGCGCTCCTCCTGGCGGCTCGCGCGCTCGGCGGAGGCGGTGACCGCGGTCGAAATGCGGCGGAGCAACGAGTAAATGGCGGACATGGGGCGGTGCTGGTGCGAACGCAAGGCATCTCCATCCGCCGGGATGGGGCTGGGCATCGCGCCGCCCTCCGCGCCTTCGCCATGGGCTTCGATAAGGAGCTGCAGAGCACTCTGCTGGAGCCGGGGCCATTCGAGCCGCTCGATGTGAACCGCTACACCATGGGAATCGGCGGCGCGATTGGCGTTCGCGTAGCGGATTGGGTTTACGCCAGTACCGCGCAACGATGTGACATTGCAGGGCTCCCTGGACATAACGGGTCGACGCTTTCCCAATGGAAGATGGAGCATCGATCGCGACCTCCCCGGCATCCCGGCGGTGCCGATTGCGGGCATCGCGCGAATGGGCGCGCAAGCGCTTCTTCGATATCGATGGCCGCGCCTTTTGGTTTGCTCCAAACGAGGCGATCCCTCGAACCAATCGATGAAATCACGGGCGGGCAGGGGAGGTGGGTTCACCATTGCGGGCTTCGGGCGCGGCTCCCAAAGATTCGTCGACGTCATTTCCGAGATCGAGCGAACAGCTGATGCGCGCATGCACGGGCGTCGTCCAAGGGGACGACATGCGTGCTCGTTCGGACGCCCCATGATGGGAATCTGGGGGGACGCGCCGTATCCGTAAGTCGGACGCACCCCCACGCGCAATCCGCGACGAACCGAAAGGGGTGCATGCGATGACGAACGACGATGTGCAGAAGCTCATTCAGGGCATCTACGACAGCATTTTCAGCTCGGTTACGAGCGCGGAGCCGGGCGGCAAGCCGGTCATGAGCGCGTCGTCGACCGTCCTATCGCTGATGAAGCCGGGTCTGGCCATCAACTCGAAGGACTACCGAAACCCCTGGACCCCCGGGAACACCGCGGGGAGCCAAGAGGCCGCGGTCAACACCGCCGCCCTGGCCGACGTCGCCCCCCGCATGGCGTCCCTCTACACCTTGAGCAATGTGACGATCAGCCAGGTTTACAAACAGATCCTGGACGGCGTGAGCATCCCGGCCGAGAAGCCGAACCCGCAGATCGAAAAGCAACTGGCCGATGCCGACGCGGTCCTCTACCGCACCGTCGACACCATCGATCCCGACACCGGCGCGACCACCCCCAAGCGCATCGAGTCCCAATTGTACCGCGACTTCCTCGATAACGTGGCCGCGTACAATGCAGCGCGCGTCGCGTATGTCGGGGCGTATCTCGAAGCGCAGAAGACCGCCGCCGGCAAGAACACCTGGCCGCTCATCGCCACCTCGCTGCAGCTCCCGGTGAAGCAGGCCTACGATCGCTGGCGCTCGGCCGGCGCCGACAAGGTCGAGCAGGCGATGGCCATCATCAATACGTCCACGCAAAATGCCCTGCAAAAGGCCTGGGATCAGGCCAAAAAGACGTTCGAAGGCTACGGCGTGGCGCTCGACGACTCGGGCACCGGCATGTCGACCCC contains these protein-coding regions:
- a CDS encoding 2-hydroxychromene-2-carboxylate isomerase, which codes for MIDFWFELGSNYSYLSVMRIEELARRAGVAIRWQPFLLGPIFASFGWETSPFVLQKEKGAYVWKDMVRQCKKYGLAWKQPTVFPRRAVLPTRVALYAAEKPWIGAFCKAVMLKNFAADDDIDAEESVRAVLDALQLPAAEILREAQSAEQRSQLRAQTEKAKALGIFGAPMFFVKQEMYWGNDRLEDALASLGEA
- a CDS encoding transcriptional repressor, with the translated sequence MSAASRSHHHASEERVARALERFREVLYARDLRMTAVREAIVRAVLEYDGHFHVQELARVLQEHGVRDAALATVYRAMPLLVEAGIAQPALMSSGDEQRYEAAFERPHHDHLVCTKCGDVIEFHYEALEALQRDIAQQYGYELTGHVHELLGRCPKCRKKSGGK